TCATGATATCTTCAGCTTTCATCATTGCTGTAGTCTCCTGGTAAATAGTACTATGCGGTGCGAGAACGCAGTGGGCAGCGCACAGTTTAGTAACTAGAAAGTAGCTACAACAATAAACTTAGACCAGCTTTCCATTCCCGATCATATCCAAAGTGACCGTCGCTGCAAAACTACAAAAAGTAAATTTTTAACTAATAATTGCCCTTGACTAATGACTCATCAAGATTGAGCAGTTAGGATGAAATCAACTTGAAAGTATATTTGAAATATTTTCTCAACACGAAATTTTTAGTAGCGTCAGTACCCTAAAACTACGTAAATTGTTGGCATTTCACAGTAAATTCCCTATACCTAAAACCATGTCAAATCGCAATTATCCCCCTGCCTACTTACGCTATCTTAAAGCCAGGTTACGTAATTTAGGGCGACCTAGCTTTTGGGTGACAGCAATTTTGTTTTCTGTTCTTGGATTAGGAATGTGGGAATATCTTTCAAATCCAGATCTGTTTACTCAGAAACAGAATCAAGAAACTGCTGCACCCAAGGTTGCTGAATCATCTCTATCAGCTGAAGATCGAGCTGCGGTTGCAGATATTGATAACTTACCAGTCCTGATTAAAGACTTTGAGCAAGCAACTCTGATGACAGGATTAAATAATCCTGAAGAAAATTCCAAAGCTAAGAATAGCCAAAGCTTATTTGATGATGTAATTAATCAACAATCGTCTGTTACAGATGTTGCCAAATCAAATCCTAGTTTGGGAATAGTTAATAGCGTACCTACATTAAAGGAGAAAAATCCTTTTGTTGTACAAGCAGACAATTTATTGCGATCGGGTTATAGTAATAGCCCATATTTAGGTGTGAAATCATTAACTACCTCCACAGGAGAAACAGATAGTGCAACAACATCTTTTAACCAAAAAATGGGATTAGCTAATCAAAACAATAAAACTCAAAATTCTGTTTTAAGTAGTCCCTTGCAAACAGCGATCGAAAAATCGCAAAACCAGAATTCTTCTAGTTTAAATAGCCCAAATTCTAACCCCACAAATATTATGGGGACTAGTTCCTACACTGGAGTCACATCGCCAAATCAGAGTATTTCTAATTTAAATAGTTCAAATTCTAACCCCACAAATATTATGGGGACTAGTTCCTACACCGGAGTCACATCACCAAATCAGAATATTTCTAACTTAAATAGTCCAACTTCTAACCCCACAAATATTACGGGGACTAGTTCCTACACCGGGGTAACATCGACACCACCCAGCGTCAATACAGGGACGGGTTATACTCAACCAACAACAAACCTCAATCAAAGTTCTTACACGAACTTCAATAACAGTCAGCCAGTCTCCAATGGAGTGCAAGCAACGTCAGTAACACCACCCGTCAACTCGGCGATCGGTAACATTTTTCCATACTCGACACCTTCTCAAACTCAAGGCGCTGTCAATCCATCAACCCCAACAGTTTATGGTAATTATGGCGTGCAGCAACCTACTCAATTACCCCAGTCTCGAATCTCTCTTCCTCGCCCTACACCAGGGCCTTATGGTGGAGTTCAAATTAATGGCTACACCTATCCTTAAAGAGCAATTATATTAAAGGCGATCGCTGGTTTTGATGCAGTTCATAAAAGCGATCGCTTGTTTGTTAAAGACACAGTATCCTGATTGAGACTTGTATATTCTTCAGTAACCTCATCCTTGCTTAGACTATTTACCTGCAAAAATTATCGCTTTGCTTCCTAGAAAATTTTTAATTTGTAACTTAGACTTTTGTTACAGATTTTTTAGTTGTGGCTTGATGAATTGGCAGTTCAATGACAAACTCTGTGCCTTTACCGAGGTCAGATTGGCAGTAGATTTTACCGTTATGTTTATCAGTCACGATTTGATAGCTAATAGAAAGTCCTAAACCCGTGCCTTGACCAACAACCTTGGTGGTAAAAAATGGATCGAACAGCCGAGATAGTACTTTTTCATCCATACCAAGTCCGTTGTCAGCAATCCGAATTGCAATCCAGCCATCATCGATCGCAGAGGTAGAAATTATGATTTCGCTCGGATTTGCTGCAATTAATTCAGGAGATGTGCGTGCGTTTCGCTCGTCTAATGCATCAATGGCATTAGATAGCAAATTCATAAATACTTGATTCAACTGACCGGGATAGCATTCTATTAGCGGTAAGGAATCGTAGTCTTTGCTCACATTAATGCTAGGGCCATCAGATGAAGGCTTCAAGCGATGTTGCAAAATCATCAATGTACTGTCAATTCCTTCGTGAATATTTGCTACTTTTAATTCGGCTTCATCTAGGCGAGAGAAGTTACGTAAAGAAGCGACAATTTCGCAAATGCGCTCGCTACCAATCTGCATAGATTGGAATAATTTCGGTAGGTCTTCAATTAAAAAGTCGATTTCGGCTTTCTTGAAAAACTCTTGGATCTCCGGTACCGTATCGGGATAATGATGTCGGTAAAGCTCCAGACAACGAAGTAAATCTTTTGTGTATTGGTGGGCGTGTTCTAAGTTGCCGTAGATAAAATTAATGGGGTTATTAATTTCATGGGCAACCCCTGCTACTAATTGCCCCAAACTAGCCATTTTTTCTGCGTGGATAATTTGCATTTGCGCAGTGCGTAACTCATTAAGTGCCTGTGCGAGTTGATTTGCTTCTGCACGGGTTTGACCGAGCAAACTCGATTGTTGGAATAAGTTAGCTTGACGTAAAGCGACACTGAGTTGAGCTGCTACTTGGGAGACAAATTCTAATTCAGTCTCTTCCCAATTCCGGGGATGAGTACATTGGTGAATGCATAACAATCCCCATAAATCATCGCCTTCCATCAGCGGGACAATAACTTGTGCTTTGACTTGGAATCGCTCAATCACATCAAGATGAGGCACTTTGGAGCCAATGCTGTTGATATCAGAAATTACTTGTACTTGCCCTTGGCGACATTGGGGTGCAAAATGGTCGCCGAAGCAATAGTCTTGTACTTTAACAGCAAGGGCAGACTCAAATTGAGGTAACACATCTTCAGCGATAAATTCCCCACTGCAAAAACCAACATCAGGGTCAAAACGGAAAATACCGACGCGATCGCCTGTGAGCGATCGCCGCACTTCGTGTACTGTAGTCTGAAAAATTGTCTCCAAATCCAAAGATTCGCGAATTTTGACGACCAAATCAAATAAAATCCGGCGTTGTTCTGCTGATTTGTGCAGTTCGTTGGCGCGAGTTTGGACTTGAGTCATCATTTGCGAACTTTGCAGCGCTACTCCGAGTTGGCTAGCAACTTGTCCCAAAAATTCTACTTCCACACTCTCCCACTGACGCGGTGCAGAATGTTGATAAGCAGCTAGCAATCCCCACAATTTCCGCCCGACAAA
The genomic region above belongs to Calothrix sp. NIES-2098 and contains:
- a CDS encoding GAF sensor signal transduction histidine kinase, with protein sequence MTTNDYETSNPLDWQECRKQLQLFAQYQKILARILAKIRASVNLESLCSTSCQDICRQLKIERVAIYRFNADWSGSFISRFGFAESPWNTLTAFGEDLVWQDSHLQETQGGRYRKSETFAVSDIYEVGHARCHIEVLEQFQIRAYAIAPIFVGAKLWGLLAAYQHSAPRQWYTDEVEFLVQAATTLGVAMQQAEILGTSKQRTAELQDAIARQRTLMEVVGNIRSSANTEFILNTACQELCKLLKIERAAVYRFNEDWGGEFVSQFGMVEAQWNRINPFGKNLVWEDSYLQETKGGRYRHNETFAVNDIYQAGHSRCHIDILEQFKIRAYALAPIFIGPKLWGLIAAYQHSEPRQWADYEVEFLGQVGAQLGVAIQQAENLAQSKQQAIALQDAIARQRALTEVVGKIRSSLDIDLILKTTCQEVCQLLRVERVAVYHFNPDWSGEFVSHFGMVEAQWDSINPFGKNLVWEDTHLQETKGGRYRHNENFAIGDIYQAGHSRCHLDILEQFKIRAYVLTPIFVGRKLWGLLAAYQHSAPRQWESVEVEFLGQVASQLGVALQSSQMMTQVQTRANELHKSAEQRRILFDLVVKIRESLDLETIFQTTVHEVRRSLTGDRVGIFRFDPDVGFCSGEFIAEDVLPQFESALAVKVQDYCFGDHFAPQCRQGQVQVISDINSIGSKVPHLDVIERFQVKAQVIVPLMEGDDLWGLLCIHQCTHPRNWEETELEFVSQVAAQLSVALRQANLFQQSSLLGQTRAEANQLAQALNELRTAQMQIIHAEKMASLGQLVAGVAHEINNPINFIYGNLEHAHQYTKDLLRCLELYRHHYPDTVPEIQEFFKKAEIDFLIEDLPKLFQSMQIGSERICEIVASLRNFSRLDEAELKVANIHEGIDSTLMILQHRLKPSSDGPSINVSKDYDSLPLIECYPGQLNQVFMNLLSNAIDALDERNARTSPELIAANPSEIIISTSAIDDGWIAIRIADNGLGMDEKVLSRLFDPFFTTKVVGQGTGLGLSISYQIVTDKHNGKIYCQSDLGKGTEFVIELPIHQATTKKSVTKV